One genomic region from Balaenoptera acutorostrata chromosome 1, mBalAcu1.1, whole genome shotgun sequence encodes:
- the LOC130704746 gene encoding Golgi-associated RAB2 interactor protein 4-like, protein MTGDSLLPYHTAQSSTGVGLFNTTVGKLQQQLHKGEYDIFRYAPIFESDFIQITKRGDVIDVHNCVCTVTVGMASSSPVLPLPDIMLLARWATGCEEHAERSQATKGKSHKAAKTLELTRLLPLKFVRISAHNREKQQLRVKFATGRSCYLQLCPPLDAQEDLFAYWEKLIYLLRPPVDSHSSTYAIPAGDMIGMPVFEEEDGRSPAGEDFQGEWDQDQVSIRSLHMRSEVAGATSAAFAGGEGIQLDSHKPATVPDVATAKAKPTVLDKESASGATTKVETAWVAGGTAAGALSVAVIKSPAPEEQSTATAATASDGPGGSKTNIATGGTAGTSLRSRKTALAGAAGNSQYASSTSTSLSPEAGRTAVGAEPTSETVRGRANKEDEGSLISTLPQEGQAAGNKVIQKAAGRCSGGRRATRDDQKEKGHGSPGGSEQGTGHKGVSRAPITNEPRTSHKPGRSLSTASSGSATKRFSRISSFFRNIRASLTRKTAGSSRDKGVNILAKAVEGTRMEAIIETAESGQGLEITGGVTSEAMEPVTIEAHQ, encoded by the exons ATGACTGGGGACTCTCTGCTCCCGTATCACACGGCCCAGAGCAGCACCGGGGTGGGCCTGTTCAACACCACCGTGGGGAAGCTGCAGCAGCAACTGCACAAGGGCGAATACGACATATTCAGGTACGCACCGATATTCGAGAGCGACTTTATCCAGATCACGAAGAGGGGAGACGTGATCGACGTGCACAACTGTGTCTGCACGGTGACCGTGGGCATGGCATCCAGCAGCCCCGTCCTCCCACTCCCAGACATCATGCTGCTGGCCCGATGGGCCACCGGCTGTGAAGAGCACGCTGAGCGCAGCCAGGCCACCAAGGGGAAGAGCCACAAGGCTGCAAAGACCTTAGAGCTCACCAGGCTCCTTCCCTTGAAGTTCGTGAGGATCTCCGCTCACAATCGTGAGAAACAACAGCTGCGCGTGAAGTTTGCCACTGGCCGCTCCTGCTACCTGCAGCTGTGTCCCCCTCTGGACGCGCAGGAAGACCTCTTTGCCTACTGGGAAAAGCTGATTTACCTCCTGCGACCACCAGTGGACAGTCACAGCAGCACCTATGCCATTCCAGCCGGGGACATGATCGGCATGCCTGTGTTCGAGGAGGAGGACGGGCggagcccggcaggggaggatttCCAAGGAGAGTGGGATCAGGACCAGGTCAGCATCAGGAGCCTCCACATGCGCTCTGAGGTGGCCGGGGCCACGTCTGCAGCgtttgctgggggggaggggatccaACTGGACTCCCACAAGCCCGCTACCGTGCCCGATGTGGCCACTGCAAAAGCAAAGCCTACGGTGCTTGACAAAGAGTCAGCATCGGGGGCAACGACAAAGGTGGAGACAGCATGGGTGGCAGGAGGCACCGCAGCGGGTGCTTTGAGCGTGGCAGTGATCAAGTCTCCTGCCCCTGAAGAGCAGAGCACCGCCACGGCGGCCACAGCCAGCGACGGTCCAGGAGGAAGCAAAACCAatatagccactgggggcactgCCGGAACATCCCTGAGGAGCAGGAAAACGGCCCTGGCAGGTGCTGCGGGCAATTCACAGTATGCTTCCAGCACGtccaccagcctctccccagaggcCGGCAGGACTGCGGTCGGAGCAGAACCTACCAGTGAGACTGTCAGAGGAAGAGCCAACAAGGAGGACGAGGGGTCCCTCATCTCAACCTTGCCGCAGGAAGGCCAA GCAGCGGGGAACAAGGTAATCCAAAAAGCAGCTGGCCGGTGCTCAGGCGGCCGTAGAGCCACTAGAGACGACCAGAAGGAGAAAGGCCACGGCAGCCCGGGGGGCAGCGAGCAGGGCACTGGTCACAAAGGCGTCAGCCGTGCTCCCATCACCAACGAGCCCAGGACCTCGCACAAACCGGGCAGGAGCTTATCTACAGCGAGTTCAGGTTCCGCCACCAAGAGATTCAGCAGGATCAGCTCCTTCTTCAGGAATATCAGAGCCAGTCTTACTAGAAAGACAGCGGGCTCATCACGCGATAAAGGTGTGAACATCCTGGCGAAGGCAGTGGAAGGGACCCGAATGGAGGCCATCATAGAGACAGCAGAGagtggccaggggctggaaaTCACTGGTGGTGTGACATCTGAGGCCATGGAGCCAGTGACCATTGAAGCCCATCAATAG